The sequence below is a genomic window from Flavobacterium lipolyticum.
ATCTGCACTCCGCTCTACTTACTTCACCATAACTCCTTCAACAAATAAAATAGGCACTTCCTCCGTATCGTTTTCGTTGATCAGGTTTGCTTTAAAAGTAAATTTCTTGTCGTACAATGTATTTCCAATGAAGAACGTTACCATAAACTCGTTGTTCAGTACCAGTAAACTCTTTTCAACCATTTCGATTTTGACAACCGAAACTGCAGGAACTTCTACAAAGGCATGACGTAAAACAGACGTTTTTTTCATCTCGCCATCAATCGTTCCAAATGCTTTTGAAACTACCATCACGCTGTCGAGGTTAAAATCACTGTCGTTTACCAGGTAAGCGTACCATACTTTTTCCATAAAGTCGTCGCTCCATTCCTGTACTGCTGCAAGAAATACGTTTTCTACTTCGGGAATTGTTATATCTTTTTTCATAATCTTAGTAATTCATAAAATGTAAATAGTGATTAGAAAGAAGGCTTCTCACTAATCACTATTTACTAATAACTTTATTTTTAAATATTGGCTTTGAACTGCTCTAAGAAACGAACATCATTTTCATAAAACATACGAATATCACCAATTTGATACAGTAACATAGCAATACGCTCTACTCCCATTCCGAAAGCAAAACCATTGTATTCATCAGGATTGATGTCACAATTTTTCAAAACATTTGGATCTACCATTCCGCAACCTCCAATTTCCAGCCAACCAGTACCTTTGGTAATACGATAATCCGTTTCGGTTTTTAAACCCCAATAAATATCAATTTCGGCACTTGGTTCTGTAAATGGGAAATACGACGGACGCAAACGAATCTTCGATTTCCCGAACATTTCTTTAGTGAAATAAAGCAACGTCTGTTTCAAATCGGCAAACGATACCTCTTTGTCAATATACAAACCTTCTACCTGATGGAAAATACAATGCGAACGAGACGAAATCGCTTCGTTACGAAACACACGTCCCGGAGAAATAGTACGAATTGGCGGTTTATGATTTTCCATATAACGCACCTGAACAGATGATGTATGCGTACGCAACAACACATCAGGATTAGTCTGAATGAAAAAAGTATCCTGCATATCACGCGCCGGATGGTATTCCGGTAAGTTCAAAGCGGTGAAATTATGCCAGTCGTCTTCGATTTCCGGACCTTCAGAAACGTTGAAACCAATGTTTGCAAAAATATCAATAATCTGATTTTTAACAATTGAAATCGGGTGACGTGAACCAATAATTACTGGTTCGGCCGCACGAGTTAAATCACCAAACATTCCTTTTACTTCCTGCTTGCTTTCCAGCTCTTCCTGAATCGCTTTTACCTTTTCTTCCGCAGCAGTTTTTAAAGTATTCATTACTACTCCAAAATCTTTTTTCTGGTCGTTTGGAATATTTTTAAACTCATTGAAAAGTTCTCTAACTAAACCTCTACTACCTAAATACTTGATACGGAATTGCTCTAAAGATTCTTTATTTTTATCATTAAAGGCTTTTGCTTCCTCTATATGTTCTTTTATCTTGTCTATCATCAGTCTTGCTTTGAAGGTGCAAATTTACATAATTTTACTTTAAAGTATACAGTCTCAGTCTCAGTTTTCAGTCTCAATTGGACTTAAAACTGAGGCTGAGACTAAAAACTACTCTATCAGTTCTCTTTCTAAAAAATAATTCACAATGGCTTCTTTCATCAAAACCGATTGTTCGCCTGCTTTCAGTGGCGGTAATTCTTCTTTTACTTTATAATGTGGCCATCCCTCAGCATCAAAAAAGTCAAATTCATAAAACCCATAAGGTTCCAATAATCGACAAATGGCGATGTGCATTAGGTTTAATTTTTCATCTTTTTTGAATTCACGGTGTACTTTTCCAAGTTCCTGAACTCCGATTAAATAAATTATGGCGTCTAAATCTAAATCTTCTCCTTGCGAAAATTGATTAGACAATATATCGACGAGCTTTTCCCATCGCTCTTTTAGTTGTGTATCTCTGGACATTTTATGATTTTAGATTCTTGAGTTTAGATCTTAGATTGTTGCAAAATTCAATTCTGAAGGGGACAGAATTACAATCTTAACGCTAAATTTTGATTTACAAAGATACATAGTTCAACACATTGCACCTAAAAAAATTAAACACTTAGAAAAGAAGAACTCCAAAAAAACAGTTGAACCTTTGCCACTCTGAACCTCCGAACCTAAAAAAGTATATCTTTGCGCTTTTTTAAACACACCCAAATATGAGTTTTTTTGATATAATTGTGGCCGCTCTTTTAGCTTTTAGTTTATATAAAGGAATTAAAAACGGGCTTTTTGTAGAAGTTGCTTCTTTCGTTTCTTTATTGTTGGGAATCTATATTGCGATTAAATTCTCTTCTTTTATGAAAGAATTGATCATGAAGCATGTTTCCTGGAATCCGAACACGATACAAATCACTGCTTTTATTCTCACTTTTATTTTAGTGGTAATTGGTATTTACTTCCTAGCTAAAATCCTTACCGGAATTGCCGATTTTGCCTTTTTGGGATTACCCAATAAATTAGGCGGTGGCTTTTTCAGAATTTTAAAAACCATACTAATCTTAAGTATTTTTATCGCTCTTTTTGAGAAGATCAATTTCAATAACACTTTTGCTAAAAAAGAAACCTTAGATCATTCTATTTTTTATAATCCGGTTAAAAAAGTAGCCGCTTTTGTTTATCCATCAATCGAAAAATGGTATGGGGAATTTAAAGACCACCATACTGAAACGTCTAAAGAGGAATAATAGCCTCACTACTAAGCCAAACAGGTTATAAAAAATTAATCTTTGCAAAACACCTCAACTGCAGACAATTGAGCAAAATAAATTATCTTGGTCGATATTTTAACAACCGATTTAATTTATACCCCCAGACCTGTATGTTGTATTTAACCGGCATTATAATCACCTTTTTTTTGGTTGTTGTACTGGCAAGCAAAAGGAACAAAACCGAGGCCGACAAGATTCTGGCACTTTGGCTCTTTTTTACCGGCTTTCATTTATTCCTGTTCTATCTTCATTACAAAAATGACTATAGGGACTTCCCTTTTTTACTGGGTTTAGAACTCCCAATGCCTTTAGTTCAGGGACCTTTTTTATTTTTATACACTTCGGCTTTAACGAACCAAAATCGCTATAAAAAGTTTAATCTTTTACATTTTATTCCTTTTCTAGCTGCCATTCTGGTACTGATTCCGTTTTATAATTTGTCTTTCGAAGAAAAAGCAGCCGTTTTTAAAAACAAAGGCAAAGGCTACGAAACCCTAATATCTATTTTGTATGCTGCAATCGTATTTTCGGGAATTATTTATCCTTTACTTTCGCTGCAAAAACTTGTAAAACACCAAAAGAACATCAACAATCAATTTTCGCATACCGAAAGAATCAACCTGACCTGGCTGCGCTATTTAATTCTTGGATCTTGCATTATCTGGCTGGCAATTCTCTTCTTTGATGATCAATATATTTTTTCAGTTGTGGTTTTCTATCTCATTTTTATTGGTTATTTCGGCGTTAAGCAGGTTGGAATTTTCACCAATCAGCCGCTTTCCGAAAATAATCATTCTAAGACTTTAACATCTGAAAGCGTTGACACCAAAAATACATCTGAAAAAATTAAATACGAGAAATCAGGACTTACTTCTTCAGAACTTACGGCTATCCATCAAAGACTGACACAACTCATGGATGATGAAAAAATCTACAAAAATGCCGATTTAACTTTAACCGAGCTTTCCCAAAAGATAAGTGTTCATCCCAACATACTTTCACAGGTTATCAACTCGGCAGAACAGAAAAACTTTTACGATTACATCAATTTCCAGCGTGTTGAAGAATTTAAAAGAACCATTCTTTTACCCGAAAATCAAAAATTTACTTTTCTCTCCATAGCATTTGAATGCGGATTTAATTCAAAAACAGCTTTCAACCGAAACTTCAAAAAAGCAACTGGAGTTTCTCCTTCTGAATATTTAAAAAAACTTTCATTTTAAACCCGACAGGTTTTTGAAAACCTGTCGGGTTTGAATTTATAATTCAAAAATCAATTCTCCTAAACACATAGAAACATAGTTTTTGTAAACTCAGAAAAGGCATTTCATTTGTTTCAAACAAACATAGCTATGTGCGAAAACTTGTTTTTTGATCTCCTTTATTTTAAGATAAAAATCTATGTCCCTATGTGTTAAAAAATGAGCTCATTCCTTAATCCCTGAAATAACTTCAATTTTAAACCCGACAGGTTTTTAAGTTATAAACTGGAACCACCTTACAAGTTGGGGCGACCAGCATAGTACCACAGTACATCTTTGCAGAAATTTAAACCAATTTATGCAATGAGAAACAAAGCTTTTTACTCTGTCACAATTGTCCTTTCTCTTTTCCTTTTCTGGGGATGCGAACAGGAAAATGATGTTGATGAACCCGGAAATTTAGTTCCGAAAACAGTCGACCAGGATCCAACCTTACCTTCGATTTTTATAAACGGAACACAACTTCATGCTGAAACTTTCGGAAACCCTAACCATCCTATGTTAGTTTTCCTGCATGGTGGTCCCGGATCTGATTACAGAAATGGTCTGAATGTAAAACAACTCGCCGACGAAGGTTACTATGTTATTTTTTACGACCAAAGAGGTTCCGGATTATCCAAAAGACACGACAAAAACACCTACTCCATTCAATTGATGATCGACGATCTCTCTGAAGTCATAAAATATTACCGTAAAACACCCACTCAAAAGACATTTCTTTTCGGACATTCCTGGGGCGCCATGCTTGCCGCCGCCTATGTCAACAAATACCCAACGGCCATCAATGGTGTTATTCTGGCGGAACCGGGCGGACTAAACAAAAAACTATTAGACGATTACGGAGAAATGAGCCGTAAAATAAAATTATTCTCCGAGGCCACCAGCAATTTATTGTATATCGATCAATTTTTAACGGGAAAAGAAAACCAACATGAAATTCTTGACTATAAACTGGGAGTTTCTACAGGTTTCTCTTATGCGAAAGGCAACAAGGAAGGTATTTCAGGTCCATCCCCATTTTGGCGAATCGGAACAACCGTTTTAGAAAGTTTAACTGACATTGCTGAAAATGAAGGCTTTGATTTTACTACAAACCTAAGTCAGTACAAAACGAAAGTCCTGTTTTTGTATGGCGAATTAAATCAGTCCTATGGTTTATCCTTCGCCCAAAAAGAAGCCGCCTTTTTTCCTAATACTGCCCTAGCTGAAGTAAAAGGTACTGGGCACGAGATGATCTACTTCAAATGGGAAAATGTGCATCCTTTTGTACTGAACTATT
It includes:
- the pheS gene encoding phenylalanine--tRNA ligase subunit alpha; translation: MIDKIKEHIEEAKAFNDKNKESLEQFRIKYLGSRGLVRELFNEFKNIPNDQKKDFGVVMNTLKTAAEEKVKAIQEELESKQEVKGMFGDLTRAAEPVIIGSRHPISIVKNQIIDIFANIGFNVSEGPEIEDDWHNFTALNLPEYHPARDMQDTFFIQTNPDVLLRTHTSSVQVRYMENHKPPIRTISPGRVFRNEAISSRSHCIFHQVEGLYIDKEVSFADLKQTLLYFTKEMFGKSKIRLRPSYFPFTEPSAEIDIYWGLKTETDYRITKGTGWLEIGGCGMVDPNVLKNCDINPDEYNGFAFGMGVERIAMLLYQIGDIRMFYENDVRFLEQFKANI
- a CDS encoding CvpA family protein; its protein translation is MSFFDIIVAALLAFSLYKGIKNGLFVEVASFVSLLLGIYIAIKFSSFMKELIMKHVSWNPNTIQITAFILTFILVVIGIYFLAKILTGIADFAFLGLPNKLGGGFFRILKTILILSIFIALFEKINFNNTFAKKETLDHSIFYNPVKKVAAFVYPSIEKWYGEFKDHHTETSKEE
- a CDS encoding helix-turn-helix domain-containing protein, producing the protein MLYLTGIIITFFLVVVLASKRNKTEADKILALWLFFTGFHLFLFYLHYKNDYRDFPFLLGLELPMPLVQGPFLFLYTSALTNQNRYKKFNLLHFIPFLAAILVLIPFYNLSFEEKAAVFKNKGKGYETLISILYAAIVFSGIIYPLLSLQKLVKHQKNINNQFSHTERINLTWLRYLILGSCIIWLAILFFDDQYIFSVVVFYLIFIGYFGVKQVGIFTNQPLSENNHSKTLTSESVDTKNTSEKIKYEKSGLTSSELTAIHQRLTQLMDDEKIYKNADLTLTELSQKISVHPNILSQVINSAEQKNFYDYINFQRVEEFKRTILLPENQKFTFLSIAFECGFNSKTAFNRNFKKATGVSPSEYLKKLSF
- a CDS encoding alpha/beta fold hydrolase, whose protein sequence is MRNKAFYSVTIVLSLFLFWGCEQENDVDEPGNLVPKTVDQDPTLPSIFINGTQLHAETFGNPNHPMLVFLHGGPGSDYRNGLNVKQLADEGYYVIFYDQRGSGLSKRHDKNTYSIQLMIDDLSEVIKYYRKTPTQKTFLFGHSWGAMLAAAYVNKYPTAINGVILAEPGGLNKKLLDDYGEMSRKIKLFSEATSNLLYIDQFLTGKENQHEILDYKLGVSTGFSYAKGNKEGISGPSPFWRIGTTVLESLTDIAENEGFDFTTNLSQYKTKVLFLYGELNQSYGLSFAQKEAAFFPNTALAEVKGTGHEMIYFKWENVHPFVLNYLNDLK